The following are encoded in a window of Poecile atricapillus isolate bPoeAtr1 chromosome 3, bPoeAtr1.hap1, whole genome shotgun sequence genomic DNA:
- the CEBPZ gene encoding CCAAT/enhancer-binding protein zeta — translation MAAALWDFGVGDRRKAGGDSGEEESDDDGDEEAEGGDAGEFTLDEVLRLGGTKQDYLMLCALDAEAEMVDGGKKDTIDDLKEGELEAFISSLGLNKYAKSCLVVEGDEDDDGSKEKEKPPKKEKSKKETNRTSLEGKTEKKGKEKASSVKDGKKKQAGSDQGQQPSAKKERLEEDFEFHARQAILIKPGGKWYDLEYTSEFSPEPQNQKLLSKYKALAQKLYEHETDLFKNKTDYQKGASSAWIKTVVSSGTLADRMAAMTLLIQDSAVHSLQFVENLINLIKKKGSRQQSLMALDTFKELLITDILPDNRKLWSFSQRPLNNIVQMSSGNKDSRDRRLILWYFEHHLKLQIAEFVQALETLSHDCLTATKSRALAVSHELLCNKPEQEKALLVLLVNKLGDPQNKIATKASYLLETLLHKHPNMKGVVCSEVERLLYRSNINVKTQYYAICFLNQIVLSHEESALANKLITLYFCFFRNCIKKKDVESKMLSALLCGVNRAYPYAETGDEKVKEQMNTLFKVLHLANFSTSVQALMLLFQVMDSQQTVSDRYYAALYKKLLDPALATCSKPSMFLNLVYKSLKADVVLRRVKAFVKRLLQVTCGQMPPFICGTLYLLSELLKVKPELRVQLQDHVESDDEECFKDQEEAEEDEEKFADADKEVEDGKRSTIESSAKTSNSNSSASWVHHLNMGGRKSGASYDPMHRSPLYCGAESTSLWELKKLSEHFHPSVALFAKTILEGNHIQYSGDPLQDFTLMRFLDRFVYRNPKLSKGKENTSSVVMQPKKKQFMKDMQNLAVNSKEFRAKDESKIPVDEVFFHRFYSKFDTKREKQKRLDDEESVEDVDDDEFERALDTFEAADNAVVGQDDLDFAGNIKKNPKGGKKGQGGKGSDADWEDSDDEDDFSDLDDEEVSLGSMEEDFDEDMDEEGGVFMDVSEDDNDLDSNNDVQLKSISKKGKKKKDTNFSGSLEGPRRGKKRKLQDAGILASAEEFGYLLDENAGSKFDNIGMNAMANRDNANVKQIQWEIERDKWLHNRDVKSIIKKKKQFRHRGLKNKYKGKKSRR, via the exons ATGGCGGCGGCGCTCTGGGACTTCGGCGTGGGGGACCGGAGGAAGGCGGGCGGCGACAGCGGCGAGGAGGAGAGCGACGATGACGGTGATGAAGAAGCAGAAGGCGGAGATGCGGGAGAGTTCACGCTGGACGAGGTGCTGCGCCTCGGCGGCACCAAG CAAGATTATCTCATGCTGTGTGCCCTGGACGCGGAGGCCGAGATGGTGGACGGCGGCAAGAAGGACACGATCGATGACCTGAAGGAAGGGGAGCTGGAGGCGTTCATCAGCTCCCTGGGGCTCAACAAGTATGCAAAGAGTTGCCTGGTGGTGGAgggggatgaggatgatgatggcagcaaggagaaggagaagcctccaaagaaagagaaaagcaagaaggaaacaaatCGTACTTCACTagaggggaaaacagaaaaaaaaggaaaggaaaaggcgAGCAGTGTGAAAGACGGCAAGAAGAAGCAGGCGGGCAGTGATCAGGGCCAACAGCCTTCCGCAAAGAAAGAAAGGCTGGAAGAAGATTTTGAATTTCATGCGAGGCAAGCAATCCTGATCAAACCGGGGGGCAAGTGGTATGATCTAGAATACACCAGTGAATTCTCTCCAGAGCCACAGAATCAGAAGCTTTTGTCCAAGTATAAGGCCCTGGCGCAAAAGCTGTATGAACATGAGACAGACCTGTTTAAGAATAAGACAGACTATCAGAAGGGGGCCTCTTCAGCATGGATTAAAACTGTTGTGTCCTCGGGTACCTTGGCCGACAGGATGGCAGCCATGACCCTTCTCATCCAGGACAGTGCTGTCCACAGTCTCCAATTCGTTGAGAACTTGATAAACCTCATAAAGAAAAagggcagcaggcagcagagccttATGGCTTTAGATACTTTCAAGGAGCTTCTCATTACAGATATCTTACCAGACAATCGGAAATTGTGGTCTTTCTCGCAGCGACCACTTAACAACATAGTGCAGATGTCGAGCGGCAACAAGGATTCAAGAGACAGGCGGTTGATACTTTGGTACTTTGAGCATCACCTGAAGCTGCAGATAGCAGAGTTTGTGCAGGCCTTGGAAACACTGAGCCATGATTGTCTGACAGCCACGAAATCCCGAGCGCTGGCGGTTTCCCATGAGCTGCTCTGTAACAAGCCTGAGCAGGAGAAAGctctgctggttctgctggtgAATAAACTGGGTGACCCTCAGAACAAGATCGCCACCAAAGCCTCTTATCTTTTAGAGACGTTGCTTCACAAGCATCCAAATATGAAGGGAGTAGTGTGCAGTGAGGTGGAGAGGCTTTTGTACCGCTCAAACATCAATGTGAAAACTCAATATTATGCTATCTGCTTTCTAAATCAGATAGTCCTCAGTCATGAGGAAAGTGCATTGGCTAACAAGCTGATAACTTTGTACTTTTGCTTTTTCCGGAACTGTATTAAGAAAAAAGATGTTGAATCCAAAATGCTCAGTGCTCTTCTTTGTGGGGTAAACAGAGCTTACCCTTACGCTGAGACTGGTGATGAGAAAGTGAAAGAGCAAATGAACACCTTGTTCAAAGTTCTGCATCTTGCGAACTTCAGTACCAGTGTCCAGGCCCTGATGTTGCTGTTTCAGGTGATGGACTCTCAGCAGACTGTATCAGACAGGTACTATGCAGCGCTGTACAA GAAGCTTCTAGATCCTGCTTTAGCAACCTGCTCCAAGCCATCCATGTTTCTAAATCTTGTCTATAAGTCTCTGAAGGCAGATGTCGTGTTGCGGCGTGTGAAGGCCTTTGTGAAGAGGCTACTTCAAGTCACTTGTGGACAAATGCCACCCTTCATTTGTGGAACCCTCTACCTTCTGTCTGAGCTTCTGAAAGTGAAGCCAGAATTAAGGGTCCAGTTACAGGATCATGTG gaGTCAGATGATGAAGAGTGCTTTAAGGATCAAGAAGAGGCTgaagaggatgaggaaaaaTTTGCAGATGCTGACAAAGAAGTAGAAGATGGAAAGAGAAGTACAATAGAAAGTTCTGCTAAAACAAGCAATTCAAATTCATCAGCCTCGTGGGTGCATCATCTGAATATGGGAG GCAGGAAGAGTGGAGCTTCCTATGATCCTATGCACCGAAGTCCTTTATACTGTGGTGCTGAAAGTACAAGCCTATGGGAATTGAAGAAG ctttctgaaCATTTTCATCCATCTGTGGCCCTGTTTGCAAAAACAATTCTAGAA ggAAATCATATTCAATACTCCGGTGACCCTTTGCAGGATTTCACATTAATGAGATTCTTGGATCGCTTTGTGTACAGAAATCCCAAACTCAGCAAAGGCAAAG AAAACACCAGCAGCGTGGTAATGCAGCCGAAGAAGAAGCAGTTTATGAAGGATATGCAAAATCTTGCAG tCAACAGTAAGGAATTCCGGGCCAAAGACGAAAGCAAAATCCCAGTAGATGAAGTGTTCTTTCACAG attttattcAAAGTTCGATACgaagagagagaaacagaagcGTCTGGATGATGAAGAAAGTGTGGAAGATGTGGATGATGATGAATTTGAAAGAGCATTGG aTACTTTTGAAGCTGCTGATAATGCTGTTGTTGGCCAGGATGACCTTGATTTCGCTGG taatataaaaaaaaatcccaaaggaggcaagaaaGGCCAAGGTGGTAAGGGGTCTGATGCTGACTGGGAGGAttctgatgatgaagatgacTTCAGTGATCTGGATGATGAGGAAGTCTCCTTAGGAAGTATGGAGGAAGACTTTGATGAGGATATGGATGAAGAGGGAGGTGTATTTATGGATGTGTCTGAAGATGATAACGACCTAG ACTCAAACAATGACGTGCAACTGAAATCCATTAGTaaaaagggcaagaaaaagaaagatacGAATTTTTCAGGATCACTAGAAG
- the NDUFAF7 gene encoding protein arginine methyltransferase NDUFAF7, mitochondrial, with protein sequence MVLPLVCRALLAGRRWLPGAAAAPHAPAAAARLCSGAGGAAEAAGGDGALLRHLARKLRASGPVTVAEYMREALTNPGQGYYTRRGGVGESGDFITSPEISQVFGELIGIWYISEWMAMGKPSTFQLVELGPGRGTLTEDILRVFKQLASVLSKCDVSVHLVEVSPKLSEIQAVMLTGGMVQPNPEDESAYMKGISKTGIPIFWYRDIQDVPPGYSFYLAHEFFDALPIHKFQRTEKGWREVLVDIDPEVPDQLRFVLSPSRTPATQNFIQPEETRDHVEVCPEAGAIVQRLACRIEKDGGAALVADYGHDGTKTDTFRGFRNHKLHDVLSAPGTADLTADVDFSYLRKMAQGKTATLGPIKQREFLKNMGIDLRLQVLLQNSGDTATREQLLHSYDMLMNPEKMGDCFNFFALLPHHRLVHPDKKDKPESKSPLPPVAGFNELLLK encoded by the exons atgGTGCTGCCGCTCGTGTGCCGCGCGCTCCTGGCGGGCCGCCGGTGGctccccggtgccgccgccgctccgcaCG CTCCGGCGGCGGCTGCGCGGCTCTGCTcgggcgcggggggcgcggcGGAGGCGGCCGGCGGGGACGGGGCGCTGCTGCGGCACCTGGCGCGCAAGCTGCGGGCCAGCGGGCCGGTCACGGTGGCCGAGTACATGCGGGAGGCGCTCACCAACCCCGGCCAg GGTTACTACACGCGCCGCGGCGGCGTCGGCGAGAGCGGGGACTTCATCACCTCGCCTGAAATCAGTCAGGTGTTCGGAGAG TTAATAGGAATATGGTACATTAGTGAATGGATGGCCATGGGCAAACCGAGCACCTTCCAGCTGGTGGAGCTGGGCCCAGGGAGGGGCACTCTCACTGAGGATATATTGCGG GTCTTCAAGCAACTTGCCTCTGTTCTTAGTAAATGTGATGTCTCTGTTCATCTGGTAGAAGTGAGCCCCAAACTCAGTGAGATCCAAGCAGTGATGCTGACAGGAGGGATGGTGCAGCCAAACCCTGAGGATGAGTCTGCTTACATGAAAGGCATTAGCAAGActggaattcccattttttggtaCAGAGACATTCAAGATGTGCCACCAG GTTACAGCTTTTACCTAGCACATGAGTTCTTTGATGCCCTGCCAATACATAAGTTTCAG CGAACAGAGAAAGGCTGGCGTGAGGTGTTGGTGGATATTGATCCAGAGGTTCCTGACCAGCTGCGGTTTGTTCTGTCACCATCCAGGACCCCTGCAACACAAAACTTTATTCAG CCAGAAGAAACAAGAGACCACGTGGAAGTGTGTCCTGAGGCTGGTGCCATTGTGCAGAGGCTTGCCTGCCGGATAGAGAAGGATGGGGGGGCTGCTCTGGTTGCAGATTATGGCCACGATGGAACCAAAACAGACACTTTCAGG GGTTTCAGGAATCACAAACTTCATGATGTGCTGAGtgctccaggcacagcagaCCTGACAGCAGATGTTGATTTCAGCTACCTTCGAAAGATGGCACAGGGAAAAACGGCCACGTTAGGCCCCATAAAGCAGCGGGAGTTTCTAAAGAACATGGGCATTGACCTCCGACTGCAG gtgctCTTGCAGAATTCAGGTGACACAGCAACTCGTGAGCAGTTACTTCACAGCTATGATATGCTGATGAATCCCGAGAAGATGGGggactgttttaatttttttgcccTGCTGCCTCACCACAGACTTGTACATCCTGACAAGAAAGATAAGCCAGAATCAAAGTCTCCCCTACCACCTGTTGCTGGATTTAATGAACTGTTACTaaagtaa